The genomic segment CTAACTTAACTTCTTGGAAGCCAGAACCAAAGAGATATAAGTCGTCAACTGTCGAGTCTTGTCCAAAAGAAAAGTAAGGATGGATGCCTAAAGAAAACAGAAACTCAGAATCACTATCATTCCGAATGCTATATTCTATGCCTAAAGCGTGTTGGTTAAGGTGGTAGGTTTCCACAACTACTTGTTTGCCCAAAGCAGTTCCCTTCCATTCCTCAGGAATTTCAAAGCCCAGGCTCAAAGAACGAGAATTTGTATCACCGGTTTCTGAAAGAATAGTACGAGGCAAACTATGGTACAAGCCATGCAATGACAAACCATTCCCGTCAGTTAACCATTGTGTGCTGGGAAAAAATGGTTCCCTGGCCCAAGGATTTGGATCCAATCGATTCACCCAAGGAAACATCAAAAAGGAGCCAGAAGCGAAGAAAGGATCATTTTCTTTGTGTCCGGAAAGGACTGAGATGGGACGATTTTCAAGTGGAGAGACAAGCTCCAATCCAATCCACTGCCCACCATTCTTTAATTGTAAAGTAAAGGTGGCACCTGCGTGCTTTAGTTCGTACAATCCAAACCCCCAAAAATGATTGAACCCAATCTTTCCAATCTTAAAAAGGTTCTATGTCTTTACGGAAGCACTTTTTAATCTCGCTCGCATTCCTTTTCCTCTCCTCTCAACTGCAAAATTGCATCATCGGCCCGGGAGCCTTCGGAGCATCCAAGCCGAATTTTGAAGAAAAACTCATTTCAGGCAAAGGAAAAGATAAGATCCTGTTGATCCCAATCGAAGGGGTGATCAGCGATGAGTCCAGGGAAGCGACTCTCTTCGGAGGTGGGCGCGAATCTCTTGTAGCCACCGTCAAAGAGTCTCTCAAATTTGCGGAACGGGACAAACAAATCAAAGGAATCATCTTAAAAATCAACTCACCTGGTGGGACGGTTACCGCAAGCGACATCATCTATGAAGAGATTGACAGATTCCGTAAAAAGACAGGCATTCCCGTTTTTTCTATCTTTATGGATACAGCTGCCAGTGGGGCCTATTACATTGCAATGGCGACGGACTTCCTAGGAGCACACCCGACAACAGTCACTGGTTCTGTGGGTGTTATCATGCAAAATGTGAATGTCAAAGAAGGTTTGGACAAACTTGGAATCAAAGACCAATCCTATACATCTGGGCCAAACAAGGCACTTGGTTCTCCCCTCATAGAAACAAGCCCCGAACAAAAACGTATCCTTCAATCGATTGTGGACAACCTCTTCGATCGTTTTTTCAAAGTGGTTAAGAAAGGTAGACCAAATGTTCCTGAATCCCGTTTGAAAGAGATTTGTGATGGCCGTATTTTTACCGCAGAACAAGCCAAAAAAGAAGGTATGGTTGATGCCATAGGATACTTTGATGACTTTGTCCTCCAAATGACTTTGCACCCTAAATACCAGGGTGACAGAACAGACAGCCCTAGGATCATCATCTACCAAAGAGGATCGACTCGTTTAGAAAATGTGTATATGGCAAACGAGCCCAACAACAACCCAAGCACTTTGACGAGCATCGAGGGATGGATCAGTCCAAAATCAAGCGCTCGATTCTTTTACCTTTGGGATATTTAAACTAAAAGGACTGCATGTTATTTAACTCTATTCCTTATTTTATTCTTTTTCTACTTACATACATTCTATATTGGAATGTTGAGCAAAAGTTTCGCAAATCGATACTGATCACATCTTCAATCTTATTTTATGCGTACTTTAGCTTTCCATTTCTATTCCATTTTTTAGCCGTCATTTTAATCAACTACGGCTTTAGCGAATGGATTTTTAAGAGAAAACAATTAGGAAAATCAAACCGCTGGGTGATTGTTGGGATCGTACTCCTTAACGTAATCAACCTAGGTTTTTTTAAATATTTTTATTTTGTAACTGGTACATTGTATTCTTTGTTTGGTGATGAATCTATAAAATCATTTGCACAATCCTGGAATATCTTTTTACCTCTTGCGATCAGTTTTTATACCTTCCAGATCATTGCGATCCAAATAGATATAGATAGAGGTATTTTAAAGGAAAGAGTTAAGTTCCAAGATTACTTTTTGTTCATTCTCTTTTTCCCTCAATTGATCGCTGGACCAATCATGCGGTCGGATAACTTTATCCCACAAATCGACCATCCTGAAATAGATGATGATAGAATGAAGAAAGGTCTCTTCCTCATTCTAGGTGGATTATTCAAAAAAGTCGTCATTGCTGAAAATATAGCTCCCATCATCGCTCCTATCTATCTAGAACCGGACAAATATGATAGTTTCTCTCTTTTCTTTTCCACTATGGCCTTCGCAACACAAGTGTATTGCGATTTTTCAGGCTACAC from the Leptospira ryugenii genome contains:
- a CDS encoding MBOAT family O-acyltransferase, with the protein product MLFNSIPYFILFLLTYILYWNVEQKFRKSILITSSILFYAYFSFPFLFHFLAVILINYGFSEWIFKRKQLGKSNRWVIVGIVLLNVINLGFFKYFYFVTGTLYSLFGDESIKSFAQSWNIFLPLAISFYTFQIIAIQIDIDRGILKERVKFQDYFLFILFFPQLIAGPIMRSDNFIPQIDHPEIDDDRMKKGLFLILGGLFKKVVIAENIAPIIAPIYLEPDKYDSFSLFFSTMAFATQVYCDFSGYTDIARGSANLLGYEIPENFKGPFLAQSYRDLWSRWHITLSSWLRDYLYIPLGGNQGSVFRSNLNMFITMCLGGLWHGANWAFVGWGAYLGAFLWIERSIYLFRGKKKILPDSLPGVWWIRFLFVYFTFSFSGIFFRSAARGDEAMPTVWAVFKGILTFRDSGDTLDRSDELPLLILLGLFFNWLQYSDWMYEKCKPYQNYLLPFLSVILFLLLGIFGDGGQDFIYFQF
- the sppA gene encoding signal peptide peptidase SppA, with product MSLRKHFLISLAFLFLSSQLQNCIIGPGAFGASKPNFEEKLISGKGKDKILLIPIEGVISDESREATLFGGGRESLVATVKESLKFAERDKQIKGIILKINSPGGTVTASDIIYEEIDRFRKKTGIPVFSIFMDTAASGAYYIAMATDFLGAHPTTVTGSVGVIMQNVNVKEGLDKLGIKDQSYTSGPNKALGSPLIETSPEQKRILQSIVDNLFDRFFKVVKKGRPNVPESRLKEICDGRIFTAEQAKKEGMVDAIGYFDDFVLQMTLHPKYQGDRTDSPRIIIYQRGSTRLENVYMANEPNNNPSTLTSIEGWISPKSSARFFYLWDI
- a CDS encoding aldose 1-epimerase, whose amino-acid sequence is MYELKHAGATFTLQLKNGGQWIGLELVSPLENRPISVLSGHKENDPFFASGSFLMFPWVNRLDPNPWAREPFFPSTQWLTDGNGLSLHGLYHSLPRTILSETGDTNSRSLSLGFEIPEEWKGTALGKQVVVETYHLNQHALGIEYSIRNDSDSEFLFSLGIHPYFSFGQDSTVDDLYLFGSGFQEVKLGDYLIPERIVPEPIRFVGETKLEGKNFDHLYKSVNPPQDEVYFGFFSVNRRERVLVIGGKYYQIYIPPDRKSIAIEPMTATGNFLHFERDAIIAIQPGEEKKITFLIRIETF